In the Anastrepha obliqua isolate idAnaObli1 chromosome 1, idAnaObli1_1.0, whole genome shotgun sequence genome, one interval contains:
- the LOC129241011 gene encoding beta-mannosidase, protein MRIMKLPSAANICVCVIVLCTVWLCNLCRSTQAESVYVQDLKGLTWTLTNGTYTNTKVKIPSGVYSAISGEDVLKSYNDVDLRHISYGNWTYSLEFAEEIKDARLVNLTFHGIDTISEIYLNGHLLGYTDNMFVRYTYEVGHILEDVNRLVVRLTSPVHAARVKADELAARNMSVPPACPPVSYRGECHMNMLRKMQASFSWDWGLAAPSMGIWKTVTLEYYEVALIRDVDVAISRNETHWNMHTRVFVDSGSRQDFYAELTFYAIELMAEPVTINTYAERKLSWQNPAIIFDYAVPIQNVHLWWPNGYGDQKLYPLQFSLKTWLQRSGPRLRARTTSTKSIRVGFRTIELVEDAAREGVGDYFLFKVNGVEIFMKGTNYIPMHILPELSYDEEQIRYLLHSVKEANMNMIRIWGGGVYESNAFYEEADKYGILIWQDMMFACAMYPATDEFLATVRTEVIQNAKRIAYHPSIAIIATNNENELALVGNWYGTAGDRTRFEAEYRELYVGTVFHELKIIQDSARPKPLISSPSNAKASEKDNYISNNPGDANYGDIHFYTNFEDAWDPNIYRRPRFASEYGFQSLPKLTSWQLTMQPKDNLFNLIHHRQHHPSNMSLINALIRRHLPLPLPEADNYVEALIYFSQISQAMVTKIETEVYRSLRDTEHHTMGALYWQLNDVWVAPSWSSIDFYGNFKLLHYWAKAFMAPIHIVALYDTDQDALNVSLICDKLEVEQEGLEVSMNIYKWSDLFPKQQTIWPVALKPNGVQYDKIIPISSIFQNDFTKTNSFVEFVLRDSTAVIARNFYYPSPIKNAEGVADPQVTLKVFYSYCYRANDRYANIISLNISVAKPAIFLYLELLNANITRYKLSNNGFMMLVPTKMVHLEFYSSECLDVKESDFRVSTVNQFML, encoded by the exons ATGCGAATTATGAAGCTGCCAAGTGCTGCAAACATTTGTGTTTGTGTAATTGTGTTGTGCACTGTTTGGCTGTGCAATTTATGTAGGAGTACTCAGGCGGAGTCAGTTTATGTGCAGGATTTGAAGGGTCTAACGTGGACGCTCACAAATGGCACTTATA ccaacACCAAAGTCAAAATACCCTCCGGTGTGTACAGCGCCATATCAGGGGAAGATGTACTCAAATCCTATAACGATGTTGATCTGCGCCATATTTCATACGGCAACTGGACCTATTCCCTTGAGTTTGCCG aagaaattaaaGATGCGCGTCTGGTCAATCTAACATTCCATGGTATTGACACCATTTCGGAAATTTACCTCAACGGCCACTTGTTGGGCTACACCGACAATATGTTTGTGCGTTACACTTACGAAGTGGGTCACATTTTGGAGGATGTGAATCGATTGGTGGTGCGCCTGACTTCGCCAGTGCATGCCGCACGTGTCAAGGCTGATGAGTTGGCGGCACGCAATATGTCTGTGCCACCCGCTTGTCCACCCGTCAGCTATCGCGGTGAATGTCACATGAATATGCTGCGTAAAATGCAAGCTAGTTTCTCATGGGACTGGGGGCTGGCGGCGCCCTCAATGGGCATCTG GAAAACCGTAACGTTGGAATATTACGAGGTTGCTTTGATACGCGATGTGGATGTGGCAATTAGTCGCAATGAAACGCATTGGAATATGCATACGCGCGTCTTCGTCGATTCTGGCAGCAGACAGGATTTCTATGCTGAACTTACATTTTATGCAAT tGAGCTAATGGCGGAGCCGGTGACTATAAATACTTACGCTGAACGTAAGCTTTCGTGGCAGAATCCAGCCATTATTTTCGACTACGCAGTACCCATT CAAAATGTTCATCTGTGGTGGCCGAATGGTTATGGCGATCAGAAATTATATCCATTGCAATTCTCACTCAAGACGTGGCTCCAACGAAGCGGACCCCGTTTGCGTGCGCGCACCACTTCCACCAAGAGTATACGAGTAGGTTTTCGTACCATCGAGCTCGTGGAAGATGCAGCCAGAGAAG GCGTTGGTGACtactttttattcaaagtaaatGGCGTGGAGATATTCATGAAGGGCACCAATTACATACCTATGCACATATTGCCCGAGCTGAGCTACGACGAAGAACAAA TACGATATCTTTTGCACTCCGTCAAAGAGGCCAATATGAATATGATTCGCATTTGGGGTGGCGGCGTTTATGAGAGCAATGCCTTCTACGAAGAAGCTGATAAGTACGGCATACTAATCTGGCAGGATATGATGTTTGCGTGCGCCATGTATCCAGCCACAGATGAGTTTCTTGCCACAGTGCGCACAGAAGTCATACAGAATGCCAAGCGTATTGCCTATCATCCAAGCATTGCCATTATTGCGACGAATAATGAAAACGAACTGGCACTGGTGGGCAATTGGTATGGTACCGCCGGTGATCGTACACGTTTTGAGGCTGAATATCGTGAATTGTATGTGGGCACTGTCTTTCACGAACTGAAGATCATACAGGACAGCGCGCGTCCTAAGCCGCTGATTTCGTCACCATCCAATGCCAAGGCGAGTGAAAAGGATAATTATATATCGAATAATCCTGGCGATGCGAATTATGGCGATA TTCACTTCTATACGAACTTTGAGGATGCTTGGGATCCGAACATTTATCGGCGTCCACGTTTCGCTTCCGAGTATGGCTTTCAGAGTTTGCCGAAACTCACTTCATGGCAGCTAACCATGCAGCCCAAGGATAATCTGTTCAATTTAATACATCACCGCCAGCACCATCCCTCGAATATGTCGCTTATAAATGCCTTGATAAGACGTCATTTGCCATTGCCACTGCCCGAGGCTGATAACTACGTTGAGGCGTTGATTTATTTCAGCCAAATTTCGCAGGCTATGGTTACGAAAATCGAGACGGAGGTTTATCGCAGTTTGAGAGACACTGAGCACCACACAATGGGCGCACTCTACTGGCAGTTGAACGATGTGTGGGTGGCGCCATCTTGGTCCAGCATTGATTTCTATGGAAATTTTAAG CTGCTCCACTATTGGGCTAAGGCGTTTATGGCTCCAATACACATTGTCGCACTTTATGACACCGATCAGGATGCCCTGAATGTGTCTTTGATTTGTGATAAACTAGAAGTGGAGCAGGAGGGTCTTGAGGTGTCTATGAATATTTACAAATGGTCTGATTTGTTTCCCAAGCAGCAAACTATTTGGCCGGTTGCTTTG AAACCGAATGGCGTGCAGTACGACAAGATAATTCCGATTTCAAGCATTTTCCAGAATGACTTCACCAAGACCAACTCCTTCGTCGAGTTCGTTTTGCGTGATAGTACAGCCGTAATCGCGCGCAACTTTTACTACCCCAGTCCGATAAAGAATGCTGAGGGTGTGGCTGATCCGCAAgtaact TTAAAGGTTTTCTACTCCTACTGCTACCGAGCGAATGATCGTTACGCGAATATAATCAGTTTGAATATTTCCGTTGCCAAGCCCGCTATTTTCCTGTACCTCGAGCTACTCAATGCCAATATCACTCGATATAAATTATCGAATAATGGTTTCATGATGTTGGTGCCGACGAAGATGGTGCATTTGGAGTTCTACAGCAGCGAATGCCTGGATGTCAAAGAGAGTGATTTTAGAGTTTCAACTGTCAACCAATTCATGCTGTAA
- the LOC129244536 gene encoding uncharacterized protein LOC129244536, whose amino-acid sequence MDPTKPTTTKPISVTTEVIESAKDPQANVATGSTPMDGATERPTAQFDMMAQRMDISSTQGENDEYHYLCTVGKSRTQNVMCFTEDNTHWDSPHNVNLKLRCPKSGTGYEIAFAQVDVWMTSDDLVCRVTEGGVGYGYIGLQLTAYNTNEFRYIADVFSV is encoded by the exons ATGGATCCCACAAAGCCCACCACCACCAAACCAATATCAGTTACAACCGAAGTCATAGAATCGGCGAAGGATCCCCAAGCAAATGTGGCTACAGGATCGACCCCGATGGATGGCGCCACTGAGCGACCCACGGCACAATTCGATATGATGGCACAACGTATGGATATCAGCAGTACGCAAGGCGAAAACGATGAGTATCACTATTTGTGCACAGTGGGCAAAAGTCGTACAC aaaatgtgATGTGCTTTACTGAGGACAATACGCACTGGGACTCGCCACACAACGTGAACCTGAAACTTCGTTGTCCCAAATCGGGTACCGGCTATGAGATCGCATTCGCTCAAGTGGATGTCTGGATGACGTCTGATGATTTGGTGTGTCGCGTGACTGAGGGTGGTGTGGGTTATGGATATATCGGACTACAGCTGACCGCCTACAATACGAATGAGTTCCGTTATATAGCGGATGTGTTTTCGGTTTGA